The genomic interval TGAGAACTATCTGACCATGCCAGAGGTAGAACAAGTATAACATAAGATTTCAGTGGTTCGGGTTGTGAGTTTTTATGAACAAGTGTCAGGAAataaaattctagaaatttttgTTGTCAATTGTCAAAGTTGATGTGGCTCAATAAGAAGAATTCATGTAATCCAGAACATCTAACACAGAACTTACAAGTATTGCAGATTTTTCAGTAGACCAAGCTGGGGAACCAAAGCACCAGATAGTTGCGCATTTCCAAGATCACTAGAAGCAACTATAGAGGGTTAATTGAGTTCCATAACAAAAAATCTATGAGGTGGTGAATACACTTACACTCGGATAACACTATTGTCATTGTTGCATGTAACATGAAACCATGTACATGGATTGACCAGGGTTGGGTCCCAGCTCTGTAGCACATTGTTAGGATCATTTAAGTTTGTCTTGAGGTAGTGCAAAGCATCACCTGTATACAAGAGATACAAGAAGAATATACAAGTGGTCTAGGAAACAGAAAATCCAAAAAGAGAAGAGCTAAAACTGGGAATTTGACCGAAGTATTGAACTAAGATTCTCTAAATCTACCCAACAGTGCTATGTGATTGAAGCATCAATAACTTCCTCATCTGGAACATTAACTTCACACAACTTTTGACATGAAAAATCTGGCAATAAAGAATCGCACGTGTGGTTGATGAGAATCACTAAAAAAGGAACTCTAAAAAAAACCACACAATTTTAGccaataattttgataaaattaaaaatttattttaaaaaatatattagtaaTTCCTTTAGCTTCGCTGATGATTGACTGCATCAATTAGAATCATAAATCCGAGTTGACCAAATTGGGAAATAACAAAAGATATCATAATGTCCATCGTTCTCTAGAAGGCGACGTTACTATACAAAACTAACAGAGAAATCGACCAGATTAAATTGCAGTAAAAAGAAATTCTCAACGAAAAATCATTCAATATTTGACCAAAAACAAACATTCGAAATAAATTGCAATCTTCCTTCGGACTTTCTAGTTTGGTTGAATTATCTAAAAACAGTTGTTAAAAACAAGAGTGCCAAACATGCCAACCAAATCCAAGAAAATAAATGATCCACATGGACAAAAAGAGCATCCATGTTCAGATCCGGCCAACGTTTGGCGTCCCTTTCCAATTCCAGCAGCCCATGCTCCGCAACTAAACCATCTATCATGAAATGAAgtacgacaaaaatagaatttttatgaCAATCGTGCCCACATCCCAATTACTCGACTCAGATTACGCTCACCGCAAAAGCTGTAGCAGGACCAATATTTCGCAGTACCCTATAGTACAAGGAAAGATCACTCGGTACCTTCCATGTTGGAAAGAACCCTAGAGAAGGGATCGAAGACGAGGACGAGCCAGATGAATCCTTTGAACCTTATTTCCCATTCCACCTCCGCCATTGCACCCAGAAGAAGATCCGGTGCCCTCCTAGAAAATCCGGCACTGGTAATCCATCCCCAGCTCCAGTGAAAACAGTCCTAGATGCAAGGACCTCTCGTGGTACCGGTATTCACCACCATTCCTCGCGAGAAGCCCGTCCACAGGAGCACAAGTTGGCGGAAGCAAGGAAAGAGAACGGAGTCACGGAAGCCAAGATCGCGACGGCGAGCGCTTAGCCGTGTTCCTCTTCGCCGCTTCGCTTTTATTTTTGATCCAAGCACGCCTGCAACCCGCCGAAAGAATCTGCTGTATCATGTAATTCAGGAAGCACGTTCGCAGTTTTGACTCACCGAGTGCAAATGACATCGTGGATACGTTCATGACGTCAACCTCGTGGTGCTCCCGTCTGATTTGGAGTTTCCTGCACCGATACTCGCACGGTGACGGGCTGAGACTAGTTTCCGTCAAACTTTTTTCGGAGCAGAGATAATGTCGGGGAGCATGCGGGTGTATTCACGGGTAGACGAAGGAGAGTCGACAAAGGCGTGAGTGGAATATATCGAACGATGCGGTGGGGCCTGCGGCACACATCTGCCGTGAAATTATAtgtggaaatatttttaaaaatgttgaaaaaatatatataaccatgGAAATTGTAAATCGAAAATatgaaataatatttatttatttttacataaaaattaaaacttcaattTCCAGCGAAGTTAAAGATGTAATATTGTAAAAGGTAGAAAGGTTGGGGGATGGGCATTGAGGCTGATAGTTTTGCCCCCACCTTCTTTTGACAAGAAgacaaaataaaaatttaaaataataataataataataataataatgaagagGGTGAGTGGGTACACTATGTGTTGGGCCCCATTGGTACAATAATGCTAAGTTACTGGCATCACTTTCTATTATTGTCACTTTTTATCTTGCATCATCCTTTTTGCAAGGATATTTGAATCTTTCTTTATTGAAAAAGGAAGTTATGAAATTGACAAGAAATTGTATAAAATAATGTAGaactaattttttatatatataatttttacataattaattttaaaaatagacgATTTTACTCTCtcctattaaataaattttaaatataatttatttacatTCAGAAatggatttctaaaatatttgtcccatttaaaatttaaaatttaattttgatcataAATTATCCTAAAAACTAGGAACAACATCAACGTCACGAGAAAAAATCATAAATGATGAGATATTTTGGTGGGAATAATAATCATAGCGGAGGATAAAAAAACATATTAGTGCAATTATGCTTTTAGTGgaggataaaaaaattattgatgcaAGTATGCTTTTTATTCGTCGAGTTTCACCGAGTTTTGATATAACtaacaaagagtttaagttaaatttaggaTTACATGTGAAGCTTAAAGAACCGTAATTTGATAGGATCAAGTTTCACTAGGAGTTAGGGTATTAAtcttaacaaaaatttaaaaatatgtgAATTTTTTTATTGTAATCCAAATATCTAATATTTCAaactgattaattttaaaaatgatcagTTCAATTCTGTCATTAGGATAAATTGAAAAATTCCATTCAAACGGTaagcatttttaaaattatcaacccATACATTGCAGTTAGAATTTGTTATTCAAATATTTAGTTATTGTTTGAAAAGCCTACTATCACCATTATCCTGAGGACAAAttatgtatttaaaaaaaaaatctgtgaaTCATTAGATATTACAAGGGATGTAATCTTGGATTATATTTTTAGGTAATAAAAACAAccagaagaaaaagagaggaattaTGCAAAGATCCCTTATTTGATTAAGAAAGCAAATGAACCCACATAGCCATCGACTGCACCAAATCATCGAGTTTGCAAACATGCGCTGATAGCATCAGCAAATACAATGACATTTAACAGCACAACACACCGAAAACGCATTTGGTTAAACAGCATTAGCACGTCCATTACCCAACAATGTCCACAGGTGTGCATCCCTGATCAATTGATGCTTTGACAGCATCCAGAACTACCTGAGTCTTCCTGGAAATGGTAGGCCATTTATCATCCGGCTTACTGACGGAAGCTCTGACGTTTCCAGCCAATCTCGAGAACTCCTGGACCATCAGTGCCTCCTGCGGCAGGCTTGTTACGACAATATGCTTGCTAGGCAATGTATGCCAACCTGTCACCAAATCGTTGAACGATAAGGCTGAACCAAATGAAAACTGTGCTTTGTCCTCCTCGAATGGGATCACAAAGTCGTTAAGACGAAGAGATCCATTTGTTCCCACGACGGATAGCTCCATTGTCAGATGAGTGAGAAAATCGCAGTGGAAAGTTGCGACCTTGCCATCCTCCCAGAGGAGGGATGATCCACATGACAAAATAATGCCTGAATCGTTCCTAACTGTGCCATGGAGTGCAATTGCTTTCTTAGGCAGTTCATAGTCAAATGCCCACAGGATCGAGCGAATGCAGTACCAGCCGACATCACCAAGAGCCCCGAGAACATCAAGGCCTGGCTTCACACGAATGTCATTTTGAAGGAAGTCGGGTTTTCCAGCGAATGAGAAATGGCTATGGACCTGCACTCAGAAAATAGTTCAAATCAAGGGTGAAATAGAAAATCCAAATAGACTAGCATCTACTTAACACAGGATTGTGGATTCCAATGAACATGGCATGAGGGTTGATGCAACACAAAAAAACGATACAATATCCCCAGATCAATCCAACTGAAGGAATGAATTATCTGAGTTAATCTGTTCTCAAGTAAACTATCCCAGCAAGAAAAATGATGCAACTGATATCCATCAAAATTTCTCTACAGGCACCAAAGATAAAGTAGTTCATACTTCTTTACGAGCATGGATCCCTACAAACCTAAAATTTTATCCAGACAAAATCAGCAAGTCACATAAGACACTTGAAAGGAACTGACAAGTGACAACCCACATTATGAAACATGGATTAATAAATGATATTTGAAAGACAATTGGATTAGTAGTAATATAAGGATATTAGGTTAATTGTTTCATCAGTTTGAGTAGAAAAAAAGATAATATCAACTCTTTTAGAAATTGGATCAGCTTAATCAAAATCTCTATTGAAGATTGTCAACAACTTAAGAACATTTCATCATCACGACTCTCAATTGTTGTGCTAGTATACCTGTCAAGAGCCTTTGtccatttaatttttctatttgtggTCATTTTTCCATTTTGTGCAACAAGCTAGGCATGGATTAATATCTATGCTCTAGCTTAAAGGGAAGAGTCAAAAGCTTAGAATTAATAATTATATGCGGGTATCAAAATCAAACGTTGAGTACCATGTTGGGAATTTATTGATTTAGTATTATACTTTAGTCCATTATATGTGTGTGCGATTATTCTCTTAGCATTACACAAGATTATGTTATCCTTCCCAACTAAAGACTAATCACGATATTAAAAATTATGTGGCTATAGATACATCTGAAGTAGTAGAATTTGTTGAGCATACAATGAGATAGATGAAGCAAACATTATCAAAGATGTCTAATTCAATTGAAACATGAACAATGAAGATAAGCCAAAACTTAAACCCACcctgaaaaaaaatcaaattgttTGTAACATGCTATGTCCGTCAAATTCCTAACTTATGCAATGTAAAAATTAACAAGAGTTGTACTCTATCTGCAGGATTTatgatttataaaaaataaaaatataagtttgaattccTGGAACAAGGAATATAATGTATGTTTGGCAGATTGAAGTTGTTCCCAAGCTTATCTCAACATGGAGATGTTTAAGGACCCAACTTAAGGTTAGGTTGGGATTGAATGTGTGCACAGCCCACACAACTATTTTAATGTGCCACAACCTAGCCTGATGAGAAAACTATCCACATAACTTGATAGGC from Zingiber officinale cultivar Zhangliang chromosome 6B, Zo_v1.1, whole genome shotgun sequence carries:
- the LOC121991801 gene encoding uncharacterized oxidoreductase At4g09670-like, whose translation is MATEINPIRFGIIGCADIARKVSRAIALAPNAVLVAVGSRSLEKAQRFIAANRLDASVVRPIGSYEEVLEDPGIDAVYVPLPTSLHVRWAVAVAERGKHLLLEKPTAVCAAELDIILEACRSRGVQFMDCTMWMHHPRTTKMRELLSDSARFGQIQTVHSHFSFAGKPDFLQNDIRVKPGLDVLGALGDVGWYCIRSILWAFDYELPKKAIALHGTVRNDSGIILSCGSSLLWEDGKVATFHCDFLTHLTMELSVVGTNGSLRLNDFVIPFEEDKAQFSFGSALSFNDLVTGWHTLPSKHIVVTSLPQEALMVQEFSRLAGNVRASVSKPDDKWPTISRKTQVVLDAVKASIDQGCTPVDIVG